A genomic window from Alicyclobacillus vulcanalis includes:
- a CDS encoding IMPACT family protein, with amino-acid sequence MSSFLTVATRFEAEMVEKKSRFLAAAVPVRTESDALAALSEVRARHPGARHHVYAYRMGVQVPHERFSDDGEPSGTAGRPVLEVIRRQGITNVLVIVTRYFGGILLGANGLVRAYTEAAAAVLSGAPKLHCSRMCDIQVTCGYEHYGKLTHLFEQQDLRIYHPEFAESVRFTLVVMEESVPSVLTLLSDATSGQAACEVSPASYVGVTDDGELVRDVWPEPASD; translated from the coding sequence ATGTCTTCCTTTTTAACCGTCGCTACAAGGTTCGAGGCCGAGATGGTAGAGAAGAAATCACGATTTCTCGCGGCGGCCGTCCCCGTGCGCACGGAAAGCGACGCGTTGGCCGCTCTAAGCGAGGTCCGTGCAAGGCACCCTGGAGCCAGGCATCACGTGTATGCGTATCGAATGGGCGTTCAGGTTCCGCACGAGCGCTTTTCGGACGACGGCGAGCCAAGCGGCACGGCGGGCAGGCCTGTGCTTGAAGTGATTCGCAGGCAAGGGATCACCAATGTGCTCGTGATTGTCACGCGCTACTTTGGCGGCATTCTGCTCGGCGCGAACGGTCTCGTCCGCGCCTACACTGAAGCGGCAGCTGCTGTCCTGAGCGGCGCGCCGAAGCTTCACTGCTCGCGGATGTGCGACATTCAGGTTACCTGCGGATACGAGCACTACGGCAAGTTGACGCATCTCTTTGAACAGCAGGACCTGCGAATCTATCACCCCGAGTTCGCGGAAAGCGTACGTTTTACGCTCGTCGTCATGGAGGAATCCGTTCCCTCGGTGCTGACACTCTTGTCCGATGCGACGTCTGGCCAGGCGGCTTGCGAGGTGTCGCCCGCGTCTTATGTAGGTGTGACCGACGACGGCGAGCTGGTCCGGGACGTGTGGCCGGAACCCGCAAGCGACTAG
- a CDS encoding helicase HerA domain-containing protein, translating to MRRLSRHFLLADGLYAFILAWVAWADFRPHPWFVGMFLGLALFFRLGLGGTNLEEEYNPLLFAFWSSFRDPLANAYLALAQASGNPEPASLVRLGRLKRRGRALVGLYRLPPGESFASLREKERELASALGEEVQITQTAWPGCVEIARFPALPRTVSLRDVLPVIRQANEFSWCLGEGVQGPVLAPLRQYPHLLVAGATGGGKTNALKVIAETLKVQRPDATVVIADLKGGYDYKPLLDTVDEVIRDLPRLHAWMQTLVTTLSEREQEAWERGTTRFTPCVTLIDEFATVTSTANSKADKEAAEMAKAILAMVNTILQKGRSLGLHLVIATQRPDADTIPGTLRANMDALLTFHVTTQVQSGVVLGTGHDEAFELPPIPGRALVSLGGQLEQVQMYRWNK from the coding sequence ATGAGGCGTTTATCCCGACATTTTCTACTCGCTGATGGACTTTACGCTTTCATTCTCGCTTGGGTGGCATGGGCGGACTTCCGCCCCCACCCCTGGTTTGTGGGGATGTTTCTTGGGCTCGCGCTCTTCTTCCGCCTCGGCCTAGGCGGGACGAATCTCGAGGAAGAGTACAACCCGCTCCTTTTCGCGTTCTGGTCTTCGTTCCGAGACCCGCTGGCAAACGCGTATCTTGCACTCGCACAGGCATCCGGGAACCCGGAGCCCGCAAGCCTTGTACGTCTCGGTCGCCTGAAACGCCGCGGCCGAGCGCTCGTCGGTCTCTACCGCTTGCCGCCCGGCGAGTCGTTTGCTTCCCTTCGCGAGAAGGAACGCGAACTCGCGAGCGCCTTGGGGGAAGAGGTGCAGATCACCCAGACCGCATGGCCGGGATGCGTGGAAATTGCGAGGTTCCCCGCACTACCGCGCACCGTCTCGCTTCGTGACGTGCTGCCCGTCATCCGGCAAGCAAACGAATTCTCCTGGTGTCTTGGTGAAGGCGTGCAAGGCCCGGTGCTCGCACCGCTCCGACAGTACCCGCACCTTCTCGTTGCAGGCGCCACCGGCGGCGGGAAGACGAACGCCCTCAAAGTGATTGCAGAAACGCTCAAGGTGCAACGCCCCGACGCCACCGTGGTGATTGCGGATCTCAAAGGCGGTTATGACTACAAGCCGCTCCTAGATACGGTGGACGAGGTGATTCGAGACCTGCCACGACTCCATGCTTGGATGCAGACACTGGTCACAACACTCTCGGAACGGGAACAAGAAGCGTGGGAACGTGGCACAACGCGCTTCACACCTTGCGTCACGCTGATCGACGAATTCGCCACGGTCACGTCTACCGCCAACAGTAAGGCGGACAAGGAGGCTGCGGAGATGGCGAAAGCAATTCTGGCGATGGTGAACACGATTCTCCAGAAAGGCAGGAGTCTGGGGCTTCATCTGGTGATTGCGACCCAACGCCCGGACGCGGACACCATCCCTGGCACCTTGCGCGCGAACATGGACGCTCTTCTCACGTTCCACGTCACAACCCAGGTGCAATCCGGTGTGGTGTTGGGAACGGGACACGATGAAGCATTTGAACTGCCGCCCATTCCGGGAAGAGCACTGGTATCCCTAGGAGGGCAATTGGAGCAGGTGCAAATGTATCGGTGGAACAAATGA
- a CDS encoding tyrosine-type recombinase/integrase, whose product MLGEEAITAFGAHLVRQGRSRKTVIGYQSDLRRFAAFYAARHNLPWSVEETTVEDLRAYLEASPGQATTLNRRLYALRSFFKYLVRQGIVSSNPAEMLEAKRTVQKERYALPAHELARFIHHIPHPHVQAAAWTMAYTGLRIAEIIFLRMDDVDFEEGVLRVEHGKGDKPREVPMCGPLRTILSNYVEQHRAHAKPHERFFATPSTGGLSPTHINRVLKQTSQALGYRRYVTAHTFRHSFASNLIRQGVHLILVQKLLGHSSPTVTSVYTHATREDLQQAVQTLSFEEVQP is encoded by the coding sequence ATGTTGGGGGAGGAAGCCATCACGGCGTTTGGGGCGCATCTTGTGCGCCAGGGGCGGAGTCGGAAGACGGTTATCGGGTACCAGAGTGACTTACGACGGTTCGCGGCCTTCTACGCCGCGCGCCACAACTTGCCCTGGTCGGTGGAGGAGACAACCGTCGAGGACCTGCGCGCGTATCTCGAGGCAAGTCCAGGACAGGCCACGACCCTCAATCGGCGGTTGTATGCGCTGCGCTCTTTTTTCAAGTACCTCGTGCGCCAGGGCATCGTGAGCTCGAACCCGGCGGAGATGCTCGAAGCCAAGCGCACCGTACAGAAGGAGCGGTACGCGCTCCCTGCGCACGAGCTTGCGCGGTTCATCCATCACATTCCCCATCCGCACGTTCAAGCGGCGGCCTGGACCATGGCCTACACGGGACTTCGCATTGCGGAAATCATCTTTCTTCGCATGGACGACGTCGATTTCGAGGAAGGCGTCCTCCGCGTGGAGCACGGCAAGGGCGACAAGCCGCGCGAAGTCCCGATGTGTGGGCCACTGAGAACGATCCTTTCTAACTATGTCGAACAGCATCGGGCACACGCGAAACCGCACGAGCGGTTCTTTGCGACGCCTTCGACGGGCGGCCTGTCGCCGACGCACATCAACCGCGTGCTCAAGCAGACAAGCCAAGCGCTTGGGTATCGACGGTACGTCACGGCGCACACGTTCCGACACAGCTTTGCCTCGAACCTCATTCGCCAAGGCGTGCACTTAATCCTTGTGCAAAAGCTCCTCGGCCATAGTTCGCCCACGGTCACGTCGGTGTACACGCACGCGACTCGGGAGGATTTGCAACAGGCGGTGCAGACGCTCTCGTTCGAGGAGGTGCAGCCATGA
- a CDS encoding beta strand repeat-containing protein, translating into MKRTLSGIASAAIVLGAISPVAFADTSSGLTQGNPLPITVNGQIIAIPYEMVGVDSGNQTGFFPIYYFDEALAKLGIQATWNGVTHTWALTDANVNASSVSVAGGVGTGNTTVTLNGTPIKMFNTQVAKDPAGGPNAQVTTYMPIFYVSNILNALNINGKFSGQTGLQVYSAQPGLAVKVTGVTMGNGTAANPYLNTTGDTATVSLQLADANGNPVPNAPVSLTFSGGSVPTVEQNNSYVTVTAGSSGTYTAQVTTDANGMATFVVTGQGAYTLTIAGTGQYAGSSQTIYLTLANNNPVIVAGNTSPTVSTASNITQGLVPVTVTIPGASANQQVTFYLAGGSNGQQAHFVNSQGAAIGSNPGTGAPTDSYEEYITYTNSSGQATVYVNSYYTGNFTVYAVSGSNTVSTTINYQAPASSTTTSVVGLAVSGAAPSYNSSTNSYQAANVTNISGVSTGTPVYVSPLSSTSSSTDAVVTNASVTYTLQLASGQTLGSLYFDNGKGTATASQWNASSATLPTSATAAGATVQLTATYTSGTGYTWVVNGVAISNLTTTTPVFGFTVSGAGQVTITSGSAKATASFVAGPQTPAYVGYANPFSVNLGTQGLGSGTLQFEVFDTNGNPVANQSVPVVLADEVADLGTTGSLWITAVNGTVLQTNIGGTNYYTPIYLNSAFNSGSTAKVSSPAGYASVSIPGVVSWQAGQNSSSSTTANSTMYVTTNAQGDVSLTFGYANVPYYAASSGLAYSPAYSTSTSSTTVNLYTTYGATTGGTVLEIGTSKEVSSAPSTVVGNVQVGGQG; encoded by the coding sequence TTGAAACGCACACTGAGTGGCATTGCTTCAGCTGCGATTGTTCTGGGTGCGATTAGCCCTGTGGCGTTTGCGGACACGTCGTCCGGTTTGACGCAGGGGAATCCATTGCCGATTACGGTGAATGGGCAAATTATCGCGATCCCGTATGAGATGGTGGGGGTCGATTCCGGTAACCAGACCGGGTTCTTCCCGATCTATTACTTCGACGAGGCGCTTGCGAAGCTCGGCATCCAGGCAACCTGGAACGGTGTGACACACACATGGGCCCTGACCGATGCCAACGTCAACGCTTCCTCTGTCAGTGTTGCAGGCGGCGTGGGCACGGGTAACACGACCGTGACGCTGAACGGTACCCCGATTAAGATGTTCAACACGCAGGTTGCAAAGGATCCGGCTGGCGGCCCGAATGCGCAGGTCACGACCTACATGCCGATCTTCTACGTGAGCAACATCCTGAACGCGCTGAACATTAACGGTAAGTTCAGCGGTCAGACAGGTCTTCAAGTGTACAGTGCTCAGCCTGGCCTCGCTGTGAAGGTCACGGGTGTGACCATGGGCAATGGCACGGCTGCGAATCCGTACCTGAACACGACGGGTGACACCGCGACGGTCTCGCTGCAGCTCGCGGATGCGAATGGCAACCCGGTTCCGAATGCGCCGGTGAGCCTGACGTTCTCCGGTGGTAGCGTGCCGACGGTGGAGCAGAACAACAGCTATGTGACGGTGACTGCTGGCTCGAGCGGGACGTACACCGCACAGGTGACGACCGACGCGAATGGTATGGCGACGTTTGTCGTGACGGGCCAGGGCGCGTACACGCTCACGATTGCCGGCACGGGTCAGTATGCGGGTTCGTCGCAGACCATCTATCTGACGCTTGCCAACAACAACCCGGTGATTGTGGCGGGTAACACGAGCCCGACGGTATCCACGGCTTCGAACATTACTCAGGGTCTTGTGCCGGTGACGGTGACGATTCCGGGGGCTTCGGCGAATCAGCAGGTCACCTTCTATTTGGCGGGTGGCTCCAATGGGCAACAAGCCCACTTCGTGAACAGCCAGGGTGCGGCGATTGGCTCGAACCCCGGCACAGGTGCACCTACGGACTCTTATGAGGAATACATCACCTACACCAACAGCAGCGGCCAGGCGACGGTGTATGTGAATTCTTACTACACCGGTAACTTCACGGTCTACGCCGTGTCGGGCTCCAACACCGTGTCGACGACGATTAACTATCAGGCACCTGCGTCGAGCACGACGACTTCTGTGGTGGGTCTCGCAGTGAGCGGTGCTGCACCGAGCTATAACAGCTCTACAAACAGCTATCAGGCTGCGAATGTGACGAACATCTCCGGTGTCAGCACGGGTACGCCGGTGTATGTGTCGCCGCTTTCGAGCACGTCTTCTTCTACGGACGCGGTGGTCACGAATGCTTCGGTGACGTATACGCTCCAGTTGGCAAGCGGCCAGACGCTGGGTAGCCTGTACTTCGACAATGGCAAAGGCACAGCCACGGCAAGCCAGTGGAATGCCTCGTCTGCAACCCTGCCGACGAGCGCAACGGCTGCAGGTGCGACGGTGCAACTCACAGCTACCTACACCAGTGGCACGGGCTATACATGGGTTGTGAACGGTGTGGCCATTAGCAATCTCACAACCACCACGCCGGTCTTTGGCTTCACGGTGAGCGGTGCCGGTCAGGTGACGATCACGAGCGGCAGCGCGAAGGCGACGGCTTCGTTCGTGGCGGGTCCGCAGACGCCTGCGTATGTCGGGTATGCGAATCCGTTCAGCGTGAACCTGGGCACACAGGGTCTCGGTAGCGGTACGTTGCAGTTTGAGGTGTTTGACACCAATGGCAACCCGGTCGCGAACCAATCCGTGCCGGTAGTTCTTGCTGATGAGGTCGCCGACCTTGGCACAACGGGTAGCCTGTGGATTACGGCGGTCAACGGTACGGTGCTGCAGACGAATATCGGTGGCACCAACTACTACACGCCGATCTATCTGAACTCGGCGTTCAACAGCGGTAGTACCGCTAAGGTTTCGTCTCCTGCTGGATATGCCTCGGTGTCGATCCCGGGTGTCGTAAGCTGGCAGGCTGGTCAAAACTCCTCCAGCTCGACTACGGCCAACAGCACCATGTACGTCACGACCAACGCCCAGGGTGATGTGTCGCTGACGTTCGGCTATGCAAACGTGCCGTACTACGCAGCGTCGAGTGGACTGGCTTATTCGCCGGCCTACTCTACAAGCACGAGCAGCACCACAGTGAACCTGTATACCACGTATGGTGCGACAACGGGCGGCACGGTGCTGGAGATTGGCACATCGAAGGAAGTTAGCAGTGCGCCGTCGACGGTGGTGGGTAATGTTCAAGTTGGCGGCCAGGGCTGA
- a CDS encoding beta strand repeat-containing protein: protein MKRTLSGIASAAIVLGAISPVAFADTSSGLTQGNALPITVNGQIIAVPYEMVGVDSGNQTGFFPIYYFDEALAKLGIQATWNGTTHVWALTDSNITNPSSVQVAGGVGTGNTQVTLNGTLIKEFNTQAAKDPAGGPNAQVTTYMPIYYVSNILQALNINGKFSGQTGLQLYSAQPGLAVKVSGVTTGNGTAANPYLNTTGDTATVWLQLADANGNPVANAPVSLTFSGGSGAPTVEQNNSYATVTAGSNGTYTAQVTTDANGTATFVVTGQGAYTLTIAGTGQYAGSSQTIYLTLANNTPVIVAGNTSPTVSTASNITQGLVPVTVTVPGASANQQVTFYLAPASGSSGQQAHFVNSQGAAIGSSPATGAPTGSYEEYIAYTNSSGQATVYVNSYYAGNYTVYAVTGSGSSQQTVSTTIDYQAPASSSTTSVAGLSVSGAAPSYNSTNSDYVAANVTNISGVSTGTPVYVSPLSSTSSSTDAVVTNASVTYTLQLASGQTLGSLYFDNGKGTGTASSWAASSATLPTSATAAGATVQLTATYTSGSGYSWAVNGVTINGLTTTTPVFGFTVSGAGQVTITSGSAKATASFVAGPQTPAYVGYANPYSVNLGTQGLGSGTLQFEVFDTNGNPVANQSVPVVLADEVSDLMATGGLWITAVNGTVLQTNIGGSNYYTPIYLNSAFNKNSTGTVVSGSVSPAGYTSVSIPGVVSWQAGQNSSSSSTANSTMYVTTNAQGDVSLTFGYGNVPYYTGSGLAYSPTYNAPSVTSTTVNLYTTYGATTGGTLLQIGTANELSGSALSTVVGNVQVGGPGTVQLGTFAESGSTSPYTYTATVTVLNSAGNPVTGLTASNFTVKDTTANSTLSAGTSAGDYSISGGTNGQYTLTIYESSSTNTDSITVTVNGITSNSENL from the coding sequence TTGAAACGCACACTGAGTGGCATTGCTTCAGCTGCGATTGTTCTGGGTGCGATTAGCCCTGTGGCGTTCGCGGACACGTCGTCCGGTTTGACACAAGGCAACGCGCTACCCATCACGGTGAACGGTCAGATTATCGCCGTTCCGTATGAGATGGTGGGCGTCGATTCCGGCAACCAGACGGGATTCTTCCCAATCTACTATTTCGACGAGGCGCTTGCGAAACTGGGTATCCAGGCGACTTGGAATGGCACCACCCACGTGTGGGCGCTGACGGATTCCAACATCACCAATCCGTCGAGTGTTCAAGTTGCGGGTGGCGTAGGCACGGGTAACACGCAGGTGACCCTAAATGGCACCCTGATCAAGGAGTTTAATACCCAAGCTGCGAAGGATCCGGCGGGCGGCCCGAACGCTCAGGTCACGACCTACATGCCGATCTACTATGTGAGCAACATCCTGCAGGCGCTGAACATTAACGGCAAGTTTAGCGGTCAGACGGGCCTGCAACTGTACAGCGCTCAGCCTGGGCTTGCGGTCAAGGTTTCGGGCGTGACCACGGGCAATGGCACGGCTGCGAATCCGTATCTGAATACGACGGGTGACACCGCGACGGTCTGGCTGCAGCTGGCGGATGCGAACGGCAACCCAGTCGCGAACGCGCCGGTCAGCCTGACGTTCTCCGGTGGTAGCGGTGCTCCGACGGTGGAGCAGAACAACAGCTATGCGACGGTCACTGCCGGCTCGAATGGTACGTACACCGCGCAAGTGACGACTGACGCGAACGGCACGGCGACGTTTGTCGTAACGGGCCAGGGCGCGTACACGCTCACGATTGCGGGTACGGGTCAGTATGCGGGTTCGTCGCAGACCATCTATTTGACGCTTGCCAATAACACCCCGGTGATTGTGGCGGGCAACACGAGCCCGACGGTGTCGACGGCTTCGAACATTACGCAGGGTCTTGTGCCGGTGACGGTGACCGTTCCGGGCGCGTCGGCGAATCAGCAAGTAACCTTCTACTTGGCACCTGCCTCTGGTTCTTCTGGGCAACAAGCCCACTTCGTGAACAGCCAAGGTGCGGCGATTGGCTCGAGCCCCGCCACAGGTGCGCCTACGGGATCTTATGAGGAGTACATCGCCTACACGAACAGCAGCGGTCAGGCGACGGTGTATGTCAATTCGTACTACGCCGGCAACTATACGGTCTATGCAGTGACGGGCTCCGGCTCCAGCCAGCAGACTGTGTCGACGACGATTGACTATCAGGCGCCTGCGTCGAGCTCGACGACCTCTGTGGCGGGTCTCTCGGTCAGTGGTGCTGCTCCGAGCTACAATAGCACCAACAGCGATTACGTAGCTGCGAATGTGACCAACATCTCCGGTGTCAGCACGGGCACGCCGGTGTATGTGTCGCCGCTTTCCAGCACGTCTTCTTCCACTGATGCGGTTGTGACCAACGCTTCGGTGACGTATACGCTCCAGTTGGCAAGCGGGCAAACGCTGGGTAGCCTGTACTTCGACAATGGCAAAGGTACAGGCACGGCATCTTCATGGGCAGCTTCTTCCGCAACCCTGCCGACGAGCGCGACGGCTGCAGGTGCGACCGTGCAACTCACAGCGACCTACACCAGCGGTTCCGGCTATAGCTGGGCTGTGAACGGTGTAACGATTAACGGTCTCACTACCACCACACCTGTCTTTGGCTTCACGGTGAGCGGTGCTGGCCAAGTGACCATTACGAGCGGCAGCGCGAAGGCGACGGCTTCGTTTGTGGCTGGTCCGCAGACACCGGCGTACGTCGGATATGCGAATCCGTACAGCGTGAACCTGGGTACACAAGGTCTGGGCAGCGGTACGTTGCAGTTTGAGGTGTTTGATACCAACGGCAACCCGGTCGCGAACCAGTCCGTCCCTGTAGTGCTGGCGGATGAGGTGTCCGATCTCATGGCGACGGGTGGCTTGTGGATCACGGCGGTCAACGGTACGGTACTGCAGACGAATATCGGAGGCAGCAACTATTACACGCCGATCTATCTCAACTCGGCGTTCAACAAGAACAGCACAGGAACGGTCGTTTCTGGGTCTGTATCGCCCGCTGGATATACCTCCGTGTCGATCCCAGGTGTTGTAAGCTGGCAGGCTGGACAAAACTCCTCCAGCTCGTCTACGGCCAACAGCACAATGTACGTCACGACCAACGCGCAGGGTGATGTGTCGCTGACGTTTGGCTATGGTAACGTGCCGTATTACACGGGTTCCGGTTTGGCCTATTCGCCGACCTATAATGCTCCGAGTGTGACGAGCACCACGGTGAATCTGTATACCACCTATGGTGCGACCACGGGAGGCACACTTCTTCAGATCGGTACCGCGAACGAGTTGTCTGGCTCGGCACTTTCGACGGTGGTCGGAAATGTTCAGGTTGGCGGACCGGGGACTGTCCAACTCGGTACGTTCGCTGAAAGTGGTTCGACATCCCCGTATACCTATACGGCTACTGTCACAGTGTTGAACTCCGCGGGTAACCCGGTCACGGGGCTTACAGCATCCAACTTTACGGTAAAGGACACCACCGCGAACAGTACCTTGAGCGCCGGTACCTCGGCTGGTGACTACTCCATTAGCGGTGGTACGAATGGTCAATACACGTTGACCATCTACGAGAGCTCCAGCACCAACACGGATAGCATCACCGTGACGGTGAATGGAATCACCTCGAACTCGGAGAATCTCTAA
- a CDS encoding helix-turn-helix transcriptional regulator yields MPRLSPDALVPEDKLQQFVSWLIEKRTEMEMTQKEMADFLGLSLSYYNAIENRKRNLSAKLVIQLASKLPQGPRFAVQLLGPEVVGKYMNLIQLPPEKEEEYEAEDALLDAIQQREKSAADYLGLLRSVLHPSNAVLAVSVKPNLRWFGFTTEDVAIITPATDLKALIPGQLVYVVDRTTQAGEFAFVRAPHGKELTSVESTLMTLLDLPRDTMQLFEWGIDPRRALLSWLVDDPNLLVCEVITICKANPSRLVPLTAPGFEAWSPVERKAVLQQGVVYHRLRQEMQETLQKFRRMLESKPASEAPDDTPAVEVGDPEAP; encoded by the coding sequence ATGCCGAGGCTTTCTCCGGATGCGCTGGTGCCCGAAGATAAGCTCCAACAGTTTGTGAGTTGGCTCATCGAGAAGCGAACCGAGATGGAGATGACCCAAAAAGAGATGGCCGACTTTCTCGGGCTTTCGCTTTCCTACTACAACGCCATTGAGAATCGGAAACGGAACCTGAGTGCCAAGCTGGTCATCCAGTTGGCGTCGAAACTGCCCCAGGGTCCGCGTTTTGCGGTGCAGTTATTGGGGCCGGAAGTCGTCGGGAAGTACATGAACTTGATTCAGCTTCCGCCGGAGAAGGAAGAGGAGTATGAGGCGGAGGATGCCCTATTGGACGCGATTCAGCAACGCGAAAAGTCAGCTGCCGACTATCTCGGCCTGTTGCGAAGCGTCTTGCATCCTTCCAACGCGGTCTTGGCGGTGAGCGTGAAACCGAACTTGCGCTGGTTTGGGTTCACCACGGAGGATGTCGCCATCATTACGCCGGCGACCGATCTCAAAGCATTGATACCCGGACAGCTGGTGTATGTGGTCGACCGAACGACCCAAGCAGGCGAGTTTGCGTTTGTGCGGGCACCGCATGGGAAGGAACTCACGAGTGTCGAATCGACCCTCATGACGCTGCTCGACCTTCCACGGGATACGATGCAACTGTTTGAATGGGGCATTGACCCTCGACGCGCGCTCTTATCTTGGCTCGTCGATGATCCGAATCTCTTAGTCTGTGAAGTCATCACCATCTGCAAGGCCAACCCGTCTCGTCTCGTCCCTCTCACAGCGCCTGGGTTTGAAGCGTGGAGTCCTGTCGAGCGCAAAGCGGTTCTCCAACAAGGCGTGGTCTATCATCGTCTGCGACAGGAGATGCAAGAGACCCTCCAGAAGTTTCGCCGCATGCTCGAGTCCAAGCCCGCCTCTGAGGCTCCCGACGATACCCCGGCGGTGGAGGTCGGCGATCCGGAGGCTCCCTGA
- a CDS encoding FtsK/SpoIIIE domain-containing protein has protein sequence MTRLSRHFLLADGLYVLILFWVVRAEFRPHPWFVGMFLVLALLFRVGLGGTNLEEEYNPLLFAFWSWVRDPLANAYLALAQANGTPEPAGLVRLGRLKRRGRALVGLYRLPPGESFTSLREKERELASALGENLQITQTAWPGCVEIARFPALPRNVSLRDALPAFKQNTEGLSWCLGEGVQGPVLAPLRQYPHLLIAGATGGGKTNALKVIAETLKFQRPDATVVIADLKGGYDYKPLLDTVDEVIRDLPRLHAWMQTLVTTLAEREQEAWERGTTCFTPCVTLIDEFATITSTANSKVDKETAEIAKAILMMVNTILQKGRSLGLHLVIATQRPDADTIPGTLRANMDALLTFHVTTQVQSAVVLGPGHNEAFELPPIPGRALVSLGGQLEHVQMHLWR, from the coding sequence ATGACGCGTTTATCTCGCCATTTTCTCCTCGCTGACGGTCTCTACGTTCTGATTCTCTTCTGGGTGGTCCGGGCGGAGTTCCGCCCCCACCCCTGGTTTGTGGGGATGTTTCTCGTGCTCGCGCTCCTGTTTCGCGTCGGACTCGGAGGCACGAACCTCGAGGAGGAGTACAACCCGCTCCTCTTTGCGTTCTGGTCGTGGGTTCGAGATCCGCTGGCCAACGCTTATCTCGCACTCGCACAAGCAAACGGCACCCCGGAACCTGCAGGTCTTGTGCGCCTCGGCCGCCTGAAACGCCGCGGTCGAGCGCTCGTCGGCCTCTACCGCTTGCCGCCTGGCGAGTCGTTTACTTCCCTTCGCGAGAAAGAACGCGAACTCGCAAGCGCCTTGGGCGAGAACCTGCAGATCACCCAAACCGCATGGCCTGGATGCGTGGAGATTGCACGATTTCCGGCACTACCGCGCAACGTCTCGCTTCGCGACGCGTTGCCCGCATTTAAGCAGAACACCGAAGGCCTCTCGTGGTGCCTCGGCGAAGGCGTGCAAGGCCCGGTGCTCGCACCGCTCCGGCAATACCCGCACCTTCTGATTGCAGGTGCGACCGGCGGCGGGAAGACGAACGCGCTCAAAGTAATTGCGGAGACACTCAAATTCCAACGCCCCGACGCCACCGTGGTGATCGCGGACTTGAAAGGCGGCTACGACTACAAGCCACTTCTCGACACGGTGGATGAGGTGATTCGCGACTTGCCGAGACTCCACGCTTGGATGCAGACACTGGTCACGACACTCGCGGAACGGGAACAAGAAGCGTGGGAACGCGGCACCACGTGCTTCACACCATGCGTCACGCTGATCGACGAATTCGCCACCATCACGTCTACGGCAAACAGCAAGGTGGACAAAGAGACCGCCGAGATAGCGAAAGCGATTCTCATGATGGTGAACACGATACTCCAGAAAGGTCGGAGCCTAGGGCTGCACCTAGTCATTGCAACTCAACGCCCGGACGCAGACACTATCCCGGGCACCTTAAGGGCGAACATGGACGCGCTTCTCACGTTTCATGTCACAACGCAAGTGCAATCTGCTGTGGTCCTAGGCCCAGGACACAATGAGGCATTTGAGCTTCCACCGATTCCAGGGCGAGCATTAGTGTCTCTCGGAGGGCAACTGGAACACGTGCAAATGCATCTGTGGCGCTAA